From a region of the Lentilactobacillus curieae genome:
- a CDS encoding ketopantoate reductase family protein, with protein MKYTVLGAGAMGLRYGVLLQEAGYDVDFVDTWEPQVNTIHEQNGVYVSRDGQDKHLVPVNIYFPEDYEGDPDVLIVFTKQYGLADMLERCSRFFNDRQYVVTCMNGMGHIEKLNQYFAKEKVLGGTALIGTVLNKAGDVDFIGKKGAGSMNIANETEVPDEMTHKIVEEFQNANLNPNLTTNFMGTLMAKVVFNSVINTLCTMFKIRMGEFIQSDVAKKLGVQLIDEAFDVCERAGITLLNTREEEWQTVQTVSEVSNPLHFPSMYQDISKQRPTEVDYINGYIYELGTKYHYEAKTHDFLRNLVHLAEFSDKFDVDAYVKSVRSADKTTV; from the coding sequence ATGAAATATACAGTATTGGGTGCAGGAGCAATGGGACTTCGTTACGGAGTTCTTCTCCAAGAAGCGGGTTACGATGTGGATTTTGTTGATACTTGGGAACCTCAAGTAAATACAATTCACGAACAAAACGGGGTATATGTTTCCCGTGACGGTCAGGATAAACATTTAGTTCCGGTTAATATTTATTTTCCAGAGGATTACGAAGGTGATCCAGATGTGTTAATTGTATTTACTAAGCAATACGGATTAGCGGATATGTTGGAGCGTTGCTCACGTTTCTTCAATGATCGTCAGTATGTAGTTACTTGCATGAACGGAATGGGCCATATTGAGAAGTTAAATCAATACTTCGCTAAGGAAAAAGTTCTTGGCGGAACTGCTTTGATTGGAACGGTGTTGAATAAGGCTGGGGACGTTGACTTTATTGGTAAAAAAGGCGCTGGTTCAATGAACATCGCGAACGAAACTGAAGTTCCTGACGAAATGACCCATAAAATCGTTGAGGAATTCCAAAATGCCAATCTCAATCCCAATTTAACAACTAACTTTATGGGAACTTTGATGGCTAAAGTAGTCTTTAACTCAGTAATCAATACTCTATGTACTATGTTCAAAATCAGAATGGGCGAATTTATCCAATCTGACGTTGCTAAGAAGCTTGGGGTACAATTAATCGATGAGGCGTTTGATGTGTGCGAGAGAGCTGGAATTACGCTCCTAAACACAAGGGAAGAAGAATGGCAGACAGTTCAAACTGTAAGTGAAGTATCAAACCCACTTCACTTCCCATCAATGTATCAAGATATTTCAAAACAACGCCCAACAGAAGTCGATTACATCAACGGATACATTTATGAACTAGGAACTAAGTACCATTACGAGGCGAAAACTCATGACTTCCTGAGAAACTTAGTTCATTTGGCAGAATTTTCAGACAAGTTCGATGTGGATGCGTACGTAAAATCTGTGAGATCTGCCGATAAGACAACGGTATAA
- a CDS encoding cold-shock protein — protein MKQGTVKWFNADKGYGFITTDDGDVFVHFSAIQKDGFKSLDEGQKVTLDVEDSDRGPQAANVNVVE, from the coding sequence ATGAAACAAGGTACTGTTAAATGGTTCAACGCTGACAAAGGTTACGGATTTATTACTACTGACGACGGTGACGTTTTCGTTCACTTCTCAGCTATCCAAAAAGACGGCTTCAAGTCATTAGACGAAGGCCAAAAAGTTACTCTTGACGTTGAAGACAGCGACCGTGGACCACAAGCTGCTAACGTTAACGTTGTTGAATAA
- a CDS encoding YczE/YyaS/YitT family protein, translated as MDKDMDVKMQPVAKRDKAVILTNKTIMSFVGILILSMGESFLQAANLGMDPFTGVNIGFSNLLHMGLGNFQLIMNLIIFLFVVFANRKMIGIGTVLNMVLVGYEIQFFSGIYSSVFGTVHSLPLQIVNALIGLIIFTFGASMYMMAQIGVAPYDGVAPILSEWFHVRYRVVRIIQDIIFMAIAFFVGGPFGFVTIIIAFFTGPLIEFWNDNVNKKIFNKIQSYKSR; from the coding sequence ATGGACAAGGATATGGACGTAAAAATGCAACCGGTTGCAAAGAGGGATAAAGCAGTTATTTTAACAAACAAAACAATCATGTCATTCGTAGGGATTTTAATCCTTTCAATGGGTGAAAGTTTTTTGCAGGCAGCTAACTTAGGAATGGATCCATTTACTGGTGTTAACATCGGTTTTAGTAACTTACTCCACATGGGTCTGGGTAACTTCCAACTAATAATGAACCTAATCATCTTCCTGTTTGTGGTATTCGCCAACCGTAAGATGATCGGAATTGGTACCGTATTAAACATGGTGTTAGTAGGTTACGAAATTCAATTTTTCTCTGGGATTTACTCATCAGTCTTCGGTACCGTTCATTCGCTACCACTACAAATCGTTAATGCCTTGATTGGCTTAATCATCTTCACATTTGGTGCTTCAATGTACATGATGGCTCAAATCGGGGTTGCTCCATACGATGGTGTTGCTCCAATCTTGTCAGAATGGTTCCACGTTCGTTACCGTGTCGTTAGAATTATTCAAGACATCATCTTCATGGCAATCGCCTTCTTCGTTGGTGGTCCATTTGGGTTTGTTACCATTATCATTGCCTTCTTCACTGGTCCACTGATTGAATTCTGGAACGACAACGTTAACAAAAAGATTTTTAATAAGATTCAAAGTTACAAATCAAGATAA
- a CDS encoding OsmC family protein, translated as MASYSVHTAYQNVGAKTITTAGNHEFTADRPTKVHGTDAGPTPIEYLLGSIGACFGATASILARRMDNLEIEKFDVDVSGETTVFPDKSSKISKINIIVDCKTNLSSDEQQNFVEEVIHRCTVHKTLEDAVEMAIEIKR; from the coding sequence ATGGCAAGTTATTCAGTGCATACAGCATATCAAAACGTTGGTGCAAAAACCATTACCACTGCTGGTAACCACGAGTTCACCGCAGACCGCCCCACCAAAGTTCATGGGACAGATGCTGGTCCTACTCCAATCGAATACCTATTAGGCTCGATTGGCGCTTGCTTTGGAGCAACTGCAAGTATTCTTGCACGCCGAATGGACAACCTCGAGATTGAGAAATTTGATGTTGACGTTTCTGGTGAGACAACCGTTTTTCCAGATAAGTCTTCAAAAATTTCAAAAATCAATATTATAGTTGATTGTAAAACCAATTTAAGTAGCGATGAACAACAAAATTTTGTCGAAGAGGTCATTCACAGATGCACCGTCCACAAAACTTTGGAAGATGCAGTCGAGATGGCAATTGAGATAAAACGATAA
- a CDS encoding NAD(P)H-dependent oxidoreductase, translating into MKTQILVSHPQIRDSGTQKFLETTVKFFQNIFFEPIDIEYPDGNIDVEKEQERLKRADRIIFQFPMYWYQSPDSLSKYMQTVFTRKFVEAQKALAGKELGVVVTTGDSLSQFRLGGSENFTISELMAPYAAFAHKAGMKFLPVFPIEQFAYLDEPQKAKLVGDYAMYVGAKQPLTLDNQTSWIVEQLNAIAEGNNNKEAINLIIDSINSRKDKIDDLKMNIKMIRDEEE; encoded by the coding sequence ATGAAGACCCAAATATTGGTTTCACACCCGCAAATCAGGGATTCGGGCACCCAAAAGTTCTTAGAAACCACCGTAAAATTTTTTCAAAATATTTTTTTCGAACCAATTGATATTGAATATCCAGATGGAAATATCGATGTTGAAAAAGAGCAGGAGCGTTTAAAACGAGCTGATCGCATCATTTTTCAGTTTCCAATGTACTGGTATCAATCTCCTGATAGTTTAAGTAAGTACATGCAAACCGTATTTACTAGGAAATTTGTTGAAGCACAGAAAGCACTAGCAGGAAAAGAACTTGGTGTGGTTGTTACTACGGGCGATTCACTGTCTCAGTTTCGGTTAGGAGGTAGTGAAAACTTTACCATTTCCGAACTGATGGCTCCATACGCTGCGTTTGCACATAAAGCGGGAATGAAGTTCTTACCCGTATTTCCAATTGAACAGTTTGCATATTTAGATGAGCCACAAAAAGCTAAACTAGTTGGGGATTATGCTATGTATGTTGGGGCTAAGCAGCCACTAACGTTGGATAACCAAACTAGTTGGATCGTCGAACAATTAAATGCAATTGCTGAAGGCAACAATAATAAAGAGGCCATCAATCTGATTATCGATTCTATTAATAGTAGAAAAGATAAGATTGACGACCTCAAGATGAACATTAAGATGATTCGTGACGAGGAGGAATAG
- the thiD gene encoding bifunctional hydroxymethylpyrimidine kinase/phosphomethylpyrimidine kinase, translated as MAEQYPQALTIAGSDSDGSAGMQADLHTFFRRGVYGASVMTAAVAGNSYGIHDSVNLPTSFIDNEFKALADDYHIKASKTGMLSDSELILDVVKNYTKYDFGPLVVDPVITTKHGNVLLEESAYKTLRDKLIPLATVITPNFFETQKLAEMEINNEQDTEEAAHKLQQLGAKNVVLKGRHDNSDQKQVSDYVLLESGEGFFLHDTFHDTTRVNGTGDSLSACIAAEIAKGTDIKTAITIAKKFVNEAIENEIFVGHKFGPINHWAPKE; from the coding sequence ATGGCAGAACAATATCCACAAGCATTAACGATTGCAGGCTCAGACAGTGACGGAAGCGCAGGTATGCAAGCTGACTTACATACCTTCTTTAGAAGAGGTGTGTACGGAGCTTCTGTAATGACCGCTGCAGTAGCTGGTAACAGTTACGGAATTCATGACTCCGTCAATTTACCAACTAGCTTTATTGATAACGAGTTTAAGGCACTTGCAGATGATTATCACATCAAGGCTAGCAAAACTGGAATGTTATCTGACTCTGAACTTATTTTGGATGTGGTCAAAAACTATACCAAGTATGACTTTGGACCACTAGTTGTTGATCCGGTTATCACCACTAAACATGGTAACGTACTACTAGAAGAAAGTGCGTACAAAACGCTTAGGGATAAATTAATTCCACTTGCCACCGTAATTACACCTAACTTTTTTGAAACCCAAAAACTAGCTGAGATGGAAATCAACAATGAGCAGGACACGGAAGAAGCTGCTCACAAATTGCAACAATTGGGTGCCAAAAACGTAGTGTTAAAAGGCCGGCATGATAATTCAGATCAAAAACAGGTATCTGATTACGTACTGCTTGAATCTGGCGAAGGCTTTTTCCTACACGACACCTTCCATGATACTACCCGAGTAAACGGAACTGGTGACAGTCTCTCAGCATGCATTGCTGCCGAAATCGCCAAAGGCACAGATATTAAGACAGCAATTACCATTGCCAAAAAGTTTGTTAACGAAGCAATTGAAAACGAAATCTTTGTTGGTCACAAATTTGGGCCAATCAATCACTGGGCACCAAAAGAATAA
- a CDS encoding MFS transporter gives MTKKLEAINDYPQTITEAESKVQMLKEIIGNLFNSFSSNMFSLALGLMLLRTTNSPIAFGIESAITPIVSLLAMIPVGTITDRYPHKQILIICSLIKIATLILFGLIINYFSGFSKLIPVILLLTIISTTNSFSTTTYTASVKELVNQNFIPRLGSLNQSASAMSSVLAPIVGVALYSVVRFDVFILISVIVSLIWLGLTISMKFHYQPSNLNINPNINNSIVGQIKEFKEGLNYITTRKIMRDFILVGCMINFLFVAVTVGLPYTIIHHLHAGNSVVGVIDGLFSAGILTGSILLSIFPSQKHLLGKIITPLIITSLVMFLIGIYTLTYTAAFSFTVLCSCSLAIMGAFNSVLNISTSVYMQLTIPTYLLGRVMSTFTSLITCISPLGSIIFMFAFKVFSNGAYIFIGTGALLFIYVVLLTPLLIRDIKNDLKHTRI, from the coding sequence ATGACAAAAAAATTAGAAGCAATCAATGATTATCCTCAGACGATTACAGAGGCGGAATCCAAAGTCCAGATGTTAAAAGAAATTATCGGTAATCTTTTCAACTCATTTAGTAGTAACATGTTCTCTCTTGCTCTTGGTTTAATGCTACTACGAACCACAAACTCTCCTATTGCGTTTGGAATTGAATCAGCTATCACTCCCATTGTCAGTCTCCTTGCGATGATTCCAGTCGGCACTATCACAGATAGATATCCTCATAAGCAAATTTTAATTATTTGCTCACTAATAAAAATTGCTACCCTAATTTTATTTGGATTAATAATTAATTACTTTTCAGGTTTTTCTAAACTGATTCCAGTAATATTATTACTAACTATCATTTCAACTACTAACAGCTTTTCAACCACTACATACACTGCATCTGTCAAAGAACTAGTTAATCAAAACTTCATCCCCCGTCTGGGATCTTTAAATCAATCTGCGTCAGCCATGTCTTCTGTGTTAGCTCCAATTGTTGGTGTTGCACTTTACTCCGTAGTACGGTTCGATGTGTTCATATTGATTTCAGTTATCGTATCACTCATTTGGCTTGGACTGACTATCTCAATGAAGTTTCATTACCAACCGTCTAATTTAAACATAAATCCAAATATTAATAATTCCATAGTTGGTCAAATTAAAGAATTCAAGGAAGGCTTAAATTACATTACCACTCGTAAAATCATGAGGGATTTTATTTTAGTAGGCTGTATGATTAACTTTTTATTTGTTGCAGTCACAGTTGGACTTCCCTACACAATCATCCACCATCTCCATGCAGGTAATTCAGTGGTAGGAGTAATAGATGGACTCTTTTCGGCAGGAATATTAACCGGAAGCATTCTATTGAGCATCTTCCCGAGTCAGAAACATTTATTAGGAAAAATCATTACTCCTCTCATAATTACTAGCTTGGTAATGTTTCTAATCGGAATTTACACTTTAACTTACACCGCAGCGTTCTCATTCACAGTACTTTGTTCCTGTTCATTGGCAATTATGGGAGCCTTTAATTCTGTTCTAAACATTTCCACCTCAGTTTATATGCAATTAACAATTCCGACGTATTTACTTGGACGGGTAATGTCGACATTCACGTCGCTGATAACTTGTATTTCCCCACTAGGATCAATAATATTTATGTTTGCTTTTAAAGTTTTCAGTAATGGAGCATATATTTTCATTGGAACTGGGGCACTACTATTTATCTATGTTGTGCTGCTAACTCCTTTGTTGATAAGAGATATAAAGAATGATTTGAAACATACTAGAATATAA
- a CDS encoding winged helix-turn-helix domain-containing protein encodes MSVKRVSEFAKLMSDEKIVLILKVTNVSEGVTAKKISEKAGVPVSQLYYKIKKLVDAGLLEIVNVKSVKNLQEYYYSSAGFRDANQEFDGNEMDVSAAWVADHSDEVAQWLLYTNQRFLDSLQYDTKMYGKATDYKQQIHSSYLTDTAQLSKEAEDKLFNDVRKLLQDAEKNDKGKDKQTINFIFEKWMER; translated from the coding sequence ATGAGCGTAAAAAGAGTGTCTGAGTTTGCTAAATTGATGAGTGATGAAAAAATAGTACTAATTCTAAAAGTGACAAATGTTTCTGAAGGAGTAACCGCAAAAAAGATATCTGAGAAGGCAGGAGTGCCAGTTAGCCAGTTGTATTATAAAATTAAGAAATTGGTTGACGCGGGGCTTTTAGAAATTGTAAACGTTAAGAGCGTTAAAAATTTACAAGAATACTATTATTCAAGTGCAGGATTTAGAGATGCAAACCAAGAATTTGATGGAAATGAAATGGACGTTTCAGCAGCTTGGGTTGCAGACCATAGCGATGAAGTTGCTCAGTGGCTGTTGTATACAAATCAACGGTTTTTAGATTCTTTGCAATACGATACTAAGATGTATGGTAAGGCAACGGATTATAAACAGCAGATTCATAGTTCTTATCTAACCGATACTGCTCAACTCAGTAAGGAAGCGGAAGATAAGCTGTTTAATGACGTCCGAAAGTTATTACAGGACGCTGAGAAAAATGATAAAGGTAAGGATAAGCAGACGATTAACTTTATTTTTGAAAAGTGGATGGAAAGATAA
- a CDS encoding potassium channel family protein, with amino-acid sequence MKKNYAVIGLGLFGGSIVDTLVEHGQEVLVIDEKEELVEQYRDIATSAVVADAQNELALKQLDIGNFDNVFISIATDIEASIMATMICKELGVKHLICKAENKRHARVLKRLGADEIIQPERDMGRRIALHTMDPKIIGDLKLSGTLSVAELEMSNDDLTEKSLNDLDLTNRYGITLIAVSRADKSDTFIAKQDTVLHDNDIITVIGDQAAVEKFEKLATEE; translated from the coding sequence ATGAAGAAGAACTACGCCGTAATTGGCTTAGGACTTTTTGGTGGTAGCATTGTCGACACACTAGTCGAACATGGCCAAGAGGTTCTGGTCATTGACGAAAAAGAAGAGTTAGTTGAGCAATACCGGGACATTGCCACTTCGGCAGTCGTTGCTGATGCTCAAAATGAGTTGGCATTAAAACAACTGGATATTGGTAACTTTGATAACGTCTTTATTTCAATTGCAACCGATATTGAGGCCAGCATTATGGCAACGATGATTTGTAAAGAGTTAGGCGTTAAGCATTTAATCTGCAAGGCGGAAAATAAGCGCCACGCCCGGGTTTTAAAACGTTTAGGTGCGGATGAAATTATCCAACCGGAACGAGATATGGGACGGCGAATCGCTTTGCACACCATGGATCCAAAAATTATTGGTGATTTAAAGTTATCAGGAACCTTGTCAGTAGCTGAATTAGAAATGTCTAACGATGATTTAACTGAAAAGTCACTAAATGATTTGGATCTTACCAATCGTTATGGGATTACATTAATTGCGGTTTCTCGTGCTGACAAGAGCGATACCTTTATTGCCAAACAAGATACAGTCTTGCACGACAACGACATCATTACCGTAATTGGCGACCAAGCGGCAGTAGAGAAGTTTGAAAAGTTGGCTACGGAAGAATAA
- a CDS encoding TrkH family potassium uptake protein, producing MLTLGFIIIIIVGTLLLSLPIATRSGQSTNYIDAFFTATSATCITGMTVVNTAIHWSIFGKVVILALVEIGGLGFMTFAVLLFIFLRRKVDLTTSLLTQQSLNLQSAANIYSVVRLVVNFSLLIQALGTILLFADFGSRYGFWKGLGYSIFHSISAFCNAGFDLYPNSLTRFAGDPYLLLVLSGLIISGSLGFLVWKDILFFHEDRRLSLHTKLALTTYLGLIVISFVVFLATERNFGDHSQLNFFQRLVDTFFVSVTPRTAGFYIFNYNSFSDAGVLFTIVLMFIGGTPGSTAGGIKTTTVGILLIKVWSILRGKRDATFMGRRFSDDNVNRSLTLGFLVTVTLAIAALFLLMTESIPRHMGFEYIVFDVVSAFGTTGLTLGLTPNLTWIGKLIFCALMFMGRVGIFTVMYSVLTSKHPDDEFRYPEENVMIG from the coding sequence ATGCTTACCCTTGGTTTCATCATTATAATTATCGTTGGAACGCTATTACTAAGCCTACCGATTGCAACTCGCTCCGGGCAAAGTACCAATTACATAGATGCATTTTTCACGGCCACATCAGCTACTTGCATTACCGGAATGACTGTTGTTAACACCGCGATTCACTGGAGCATTTTTGGTAAAGTCGTGATTTTGGCACTTGTAGAAATTGGTGGATTAGGATTTATGACTTTCGCCGTTCTATTATTCATATTCTTACGCCGGAAAGTTGACCTAACAACGTCACTTCTGACCCAACAATCATTAAATTTACAATCGGCTGCCAACATTTATAGTGTTGTGCGCCTAGTTGTGAATTTTTCATTATTGATTCAAGCACTGGGAACCATCCTCTTGTTTGCGGATTTTGGTTCCCGATACGGTTTTTGGAAGGGACTGGGGTACAGCATTTTTCACTCGATTAGCGCCTTTTGTAACGCTGGGTTTGATCTATATCCAAATTCATTAACCCGATTTGCAGGCGATCCTTACCTGCTGTTAGTTCTGTCTGGATTGATTATCTCTGGGTCACTCGGTTTCCTTGTCTGGAAAGATATTCTCTTCTTCCACGAGGATCGACGATTGTCACTCCACACAAAGTTAGCCCTGACTACTTATCTTGGTCTAATCGTCATTAGTTTCGTAGTTTTCTTAGCCACTGAACGCAACTTTGGTGATCACTCACAGCTTAACTTTTTCCAACGGCTGGTTGACACCTTCTTCGTTTCAGTTACTCCACGAACAGCTGGGTTTTACATTTTTAACTACAACAGTTTTTCTGATGCTGGGGTTTTGTTTACCATCGTCCTTATGTTTATCGGTGGTACACCAGGTTCAACTGCCGGTGGTATCAAAACCACTACGGTTGGGATTCTGCTAATCAAAGTGTGGTCGATTTTACGAGGAAAACGCGATGCGACGTTCATGGGCAGACGGTTTTCTGACGATAACGTCAACCGTTCCTTAACCCTTGGATTTTTGGTTACTGTCACCCTCGCAATCGCAGCACTGTTCTTACTGATGACTGAATCGATTCCCCGGCACATGGGATTTGAATACATTGTGTTCGATGTGGTCTCTGCATTTGGAACGACCGGCCTGACACTAGGATTAACCCCTAACCTAACATGGATTGGAAAACTGATTTTCTGCGCATTAATGTTCATGGGAAGAGTCGGAATCTTCACCGTTATGTATTCTGTATTGACATCTAAGCACCCTGACGATGAATTCAGGTACCCAGAAGAAAACGTTATGATTGGATAA
- the codA gene encoding cytosine deaminase, producing MLIKNVHIQNAEAAQDVRIEGGKFVEIAKTISAHDGEQVIDATDKLLLPPFVDPHVHLDATMTAGDPEWNQTGTLFDGIRIWSERKKTLTKEDVKTRAKQAIKTQVANGIQFVRSHVDVTDPNLTALKALIEVREEVKDQVELQLVAFPQEGILSFPNGKELMTEAADLGADAIGGIPHFEFTREYAVESLKFLMKLAEQKDKLVDVHCDEIDDPQSRSLETLATLALESKMGDKVTASHTTAMGSYNDAYAYKLFRLLKMSNINFIANPLVNTNLGGRFDTYPKRRGMTRVKELHEDGINVAFGEDDIKDPWYPMGNGNMLDALHMGLHVGHLMGYNDILNSYQFITFNGAKAMHVTDHYGIEVGKPANCIIMNNDNFYNALNERSEVLYSIHNGEVLVKTEPKQVDNRFRER from the coding sequence ATGTTAATTAAAAATGTTCACATTCAAAATGCGGAGGCTGCACAAGACGTCCGTATTGAAGGTGGTAAGTTTGTCGAAATTGCCAAGACAATTTCTGCTCATGATGGCGAGCAGGTTATTGATGCCACGGATAAACTACTACTGCCACCATTTGTTGATCCGCACGTTCATTTGGATGCCACAATGACTGCTGGTGATCCTGAGTGGAACCAAACCGGAACTCTGTTTGACGGAATTCGGATTTGGAGTGAACGGAAAAAGACACTCACTAAAGAAGATGTTAAAACTAGGGCCAAACAAGCAATCAAAACCCAAGTCGCAAATGGAATCCAGTTTGTTCGCAGCCACGTGGACGTGACTGATCCTAACTTGACTGCATTGAAGGCGTTGATTGAAGTTCGCGAAGAGGTTAAGGACCAGGTAGAACTTCAGTTGGTTGCCTTCCCACAAGAAGGAATCCTATCATTTCCAAACGGAAAGGAATTGATGACAGAGGCAGCTGATTTAGGTGCTGATGCCATTGGTGGAATTCCTCACTTCGAGTTTACCCGTGAATACGCAGTTGAATCACTCAAATTTTTGATGAAGCTAGCTGAACAAAAGGATAAATTGGTTGATGTTCACTGTGACGAAATTGATGATCCTCAATCACGTAGTTTGGAAACCTTAGCAACCCTAGCTCTTGAAAGCAAGATGGGCGATAAGGTGACAGCTAGTCATACTACAGCAATGGGATCATATAATGATGCTTACGCATATAAACTATTTAGATTATTAAAGATGTCCAACATTAACTTCATTGCTAATCCGCTAGTAAATACTAATCTTGGTGGTAGGTTTGATACCTATCCAAAGCGTAGAGGGATGACAAGGGTCAAGGAACTCCACGAGGATGGCATTAATGTTGCATTTGGTGAAGATGATATTAAGGATCCTTGGTACCCAATGGGAAATGGTAATATGCTTGATGCCTTGCACATGGGGCTTCACGTTGGTCACTTGATGGGATACAACGATATTTTGAACTCATATCAATTCATTACGTTTAATGGTGCTAAAGCAATGCATGTGACTGACCACTACGGAATTGAAGTGGGTAAGCCGGCAAACTGCATTATCATGAATAATGATAACTTCTATAATGCGCTTAATGAACGTTCTGAAGTTTTGTACTCAATTCATAATGGAGAAGTTTTGGTAAAAACGGAGCCTAAGCAGGTTGATAATCGATTTAGGGAACGTTAA
- a CDS encoding LysR family transcriptional regulator, whose amino-acid sequence MLDSKYTTFLTLYKTKSYTETAKQLFVTQPAVSQKVRALQQELNLKLVDYNKSKLTFTQEGTELARLIERTETQTQQVLAQISDSQQVKSISFGTTLSFNEMIEPEFIKSLTRTYPRINCTVKNTTTIIEQLASGEIEFGLIEGNFERQNFASIPISTDKFIGVCSADSPLSQAKVSIKDILNRQLLIREPGSGSRFIFENWLASMNYDLDDFAKVISIGDIVTIQQLLSENVGISFMYESAVNSLPQYFHLSTFELADFDINHELSLVYIPGTPKEKTFAKIAEQISDILK is encoded by the coding sequence ATGCTGGATTCAAAATACACAACGTTTCTAACTCTATACAAAACCAAGTCCTACACAGAAACCGCCAAGCAACTATTCGTTACCCAACCTGCCGTTTCTCAGAAGGTTCGGGCACTGCAACAAGAACTCAATTTAAAACTAGTAGATTACAACAAATCAAAACTGACATTCACTCAAGAAGGAACCGAATTAGCTAGGCTAATTGAGCGTACCGAAACTCAAACTCAGCAAGTGCTAGCACAAATCTCTGATTCCCAACAAGTCAAAAGCATTTCGTTTGGTACCACCCTATCCTTCAATGAAATGATTGAGCCTGAATTCATTAAATCTTTGACGCGAACTTATCCAAGAATCAACTGTACGGTAAAAAACACCACTACGATTATCGAGCAACTAGCCAGTGGGGAAATTGAATTTGGGTTGATTGAAGGAAACTTTGAGCGTCAAAATTTTGCTAGTATTCCAATTAGTACTGATAAGTTCATTGGTGTATGCAGCGCCGATAGCCCTTTAAGCCAAGCAAAGGTAAGTATCAAGGATATTTTAAACAGGCAGTTGCTGATTCGTGAACCTGGCTCAGGAAGCCGGTTTATCTTTGAAAATTGGTTAGCTAGTATGAATTATGATCTAGATGATTTCGCAAAAGTTATTTCGATTGGCGATATTGTCACTATTCAGCAATTACTGAGCGAAAATGTCGGAATTAGTTTTATGTATGAATCAGCAGTTAATTCACTGCCTCAGTATTTTCACTTAAGTACTTTTGAATTAGCTGACTTTGATATTAATCATGAGCTAAGCCTAGTTTACATCCCCGGAACCCCAAAAGAAAAGACGTTTGCGAAGATAGCGGAACAAATTTCAGACATTTTGAAGTGA